A part of Bombus huntii isolate Logan2020A chromosome 16, iyBomHunt1.1, whole genome shotgun sequence genomic DNA contains:
- the LOC126874514 gene encoding uncharacterized protein LOC126874514, producing the protein MKETTMKFNTCLLFVLVGVTLIHAGPARKAIEKKSLAEDTKIETTKEDLKIEENDEQKGRTKKAAFCLQIDPTSPQIALSDNLVQNIPLTVQAQSVPQPFQALNFIQPAPQNLPQANIVVPQQMIQPTFQSLPQVVLPQPMIQPIHTVQIVQPSSQPCSASQSTQQTEVPQTVPKPEPTPSPEIEVETVTEKSKPMRIEKYPQPLPVPQETFTVVPYVPTYQEQLMFISEPEHATYVQVPYTHLHGPLTECTCQNIEPMAMNMMPMPIMPYTSTFQHRSSLMMPHIHGSNVKTAPQGKTRTVINMNVPPYGYDHHLHGALNFRGMHHMHPETSLARKHDLLGSPVASETHDLLQINKTPREADSSHLSPEKEAETKQEEGKAMLIDGRRNARSSKEDTKKQEKQIIRT; encoded by the exons ATGAAGGAAACAACAATGAAGTTCAACACGTGCCTCTTGTTCGTTTTGGTGGGTGTCACTTTAATCCACGCCGGACCAGCACGCAAGGCCATTGAGAAGAAATCACTGGCAGAAGATACGAAGATAGAGACCACCAAGGAAGACctgaaaattgaagaaaatgaTGAACAGAAGGGTAGGACGAAGAAAGCTGCATTCTGTCTACAAATAGATCCAACATCACCGCAGATTGCTTTGAGCGATAATCTTGTTCAGAATATTCCACTGACGGTGCAGGCTCAGTCCGTTCCTCAGCCATTCCAAGCTCTGAACTTCATTCAACCTGCTCCTCAAAATTTACCTCAAGCGAATATAGTCGTTCCTCAACAAATGATCCAGCCAACTTTCCAATCTCTACCTCAAGTGGTCCTTCCTCAGCCAATGATCCAACCGATTCACACTGTACAAATTGTTCAACCTTCTTCTCAACCGTGTTCTGCAAGCCAGTCTACCCAACAGACTGAAGTCCCCCAGACAGTTCCAAAGCCAGAACCAACTCCATCACCTGAAATAGAAGTTGAAACTGTCACAGAGAAGTCAAAACCTATGCGTATTGAGAAGTATCCACAACCTTTACCAGTACCCCAGGAAACTTTCACTGTGGTGCCTTACGTCCCTACATATCAAGAACAGTTGATGTTTATCTCTGAACCTGAACATGCCACTTATGTTCAAGTTCCTTACACTCATCTCCATGGACCACTGACTGAGTGTACTTGTCAGAACATTGAACCAATGGCTATGAACATGATGCCAATGCCTATCATGCCCTATACATCAACGTTTCAACATAGATCATCTTTAATGATGCCTCATATTCATGGAAGT AATGTAAAAACAGCACCACAAGGTAAAACAAGAACTGTTATCAACATGAATGTTCCACCTTATGGTTACGATCATCATCTTCACGGAGCTCTAAACTTTAGAGGAATGCACCATATGCATCCAGAGACTTCTCTAGCAAGGAAACACGATCTTCTTGGCAGTCCAGTTGCTTCTGAAACACATGATCTGCTACAGATCAATAAAACACCCCGTGAAGCTGATTCCAGTCACTTGTCACCAGAAAAGGAAGCAGAGACCAAGCAGGAAGAAGGCAAAGCTATGTTGATCGACGGTCGACGCAATGCAAGAAGTAGCAAAGAGGACACAAAGAAGCAGGAAAAGCAAATAATTAGAacttaa